A section of the Chelmon rostratus isolate fCheRos1 chromosome 16, fCheRos1.pri, whole genome shotgun sequence genome encodes:
- the LOC121619663 gene encoding progranulin-like isoform X2, protein MMSTGLWVLVGVLAGFASCSITCPDGNVCSDHTTCCMTKHGYSCCPYPNAVCCSDLAHCCPSGFSCNLATQMCEKQNQPWMNIPMVGKEAAEEPSSPVRAASTLQEPEDNHVPDQQRSSVVYCDSYTYCPDGTTCCRHPKGAWFCCPYSPGRCCLDGFHCCPFGYDCDYTYTHCVRQGLRYPFTPKRALTSVPATRISAPQDKGILQERPMTALTEASSNIQEAGVIRCDSNFFCSEGMSCCKGSSGQWTCCPYKLGQCCADGQHCCDHGYSCDSTSLSCKK, encoded by the exons ATGATGAGCACAGGTCTGTGGGTGTTGGTGGGGGTGTTGGCGGGGTTCGCGTCCTGCTCCATCACATGTCCTGACGGGAATGTCTGCTCGGACCACACCACCTGCTGCATGACTAAGCACGGCTATAGCTGCTGTCCTTACCCAAAT GCTGTGTGCTGCTCAGACTTGGCCCACTGCTGTCCTTCCGGGTTTTCTTGTAACCTGGCCACCCAGATGTGCGAGAAACAAAACCAGCCGTGGATGAACATACCCATGGTGGGgaaggaggctgcagaggaacCAAGCTCTCCCGTCCGAGCTGCATCGACCCTTCAGGAGCCCGAAGACAACCACGTCCCGGACCAACAGAGGAGTTCAGTCGTCTATTGTGACAGCTACACCTACTGTCCCGATGGCACCACCTGCTGCAGGCACCCAAAAGGCGCCTGGTTCTGTTGCCCTTACTCTCCT GGCAGGTGTTGTCTGGATGGCTTCCACTGTTGCCCGTTTGGCTACGACTGTGATTACACTTACACGCACTGTGTGAGGCAGGGCCTGAGGTACCCTTTCACCCCCAAACGTGCTCTGACTTCAGTCCCTGCCACTCGCATCTCTGCTCCACAGGACAAGGGCATCCTGCAAGAG AGGCCAATGACAGCTCTAACAGAAGCCAGCAGCAACATCCAAGAGGCTGGAGTAATTCGCTGTGATTCCAACTTTTTCTGCTCAGAAGGGATGAGTTGCTGCAAAGGATCCAGTGGCCAATGGACCTGCTGTCCTTACAAACTG GGCCAGTGTTGTGCAGACGGCCAGCACTGCTGTGATCATGGATATAGCTGCGACTCCACCTCCCTGTCATGCAAGAAGTAG
- the LOC121619663 gene encoding progranulin-like isoform X1, producing the protein MMSTGLWVLVGVLAGFASCSITCPDGNVCSDHTTCCMTKHGYSCCPYPNAVCCSDLAHCCPSGFSCNLATQMCEKQNQPWMNIPMVGKEAAEEPSSPVRAASTLQEPEDNHVPDQQRSSVVYCDSYTYCPDGTTCCRHPKGAWFCCPYSPGRCCLDGFHCCPFGYDCDYTYTHCVRQGLRYPFTPKRALTSVPATRISAPQDKGILQEQRPMTALTEASSNIQEAGVIRCDSNFFCSEGMSCCKGSSGQWTCCPYKLGQCCADGQHCCDHGYSCDSTSLSCKK; encoded by the exons ATGATGAGCACAGGTCTGTGGGTGTTGGTGGGGGTGTTGGCGGGGTTCGCGTCCTGCTCCATCACATGTCCTGACGGGAATGTCTGCTCGGACCACACCACCTGCTGCATGACTAAGCACGGCTATAGCTGCTGTCCTTACCCAAAT GCTGTGTGCTGCTCAGACTTGGCCCACTGCTGTCCTTCCGGGTTTTCTTGTAACCTGGCCACCCAGATGTGCGAGAAACAAAACCAGCCGTGGATGAACATACCCATGGTGGGgaaggaggctgcagaggaacCAAGCTCTCCCGTCCGAGCTGCATCGACCCTTCAGGAGCCCGAAGACAACCACGTCCCGGACCAACAGAGGAGTTCAGTCGTCTATTGTGACAGCTACACCTACTGTCCCGATGGCACCACCTGCTGCAGGCACCCAAAAGGCGCCTGGTTCTGTTGCCCTTACTCTCCT GGCAGGTGTTGTCTGGATGGCTTCCACTGTTGCCCGTTTGGCTACGACTGTGATTACACTTACACGCACTGTGTGAGGCAGGGCCTGAGGTACCCTTTCACCCCCAAACGTGCTCTGACTTCAGTCCCTGCCACTCGCATCTCTGCTCCACAGGACAAGGGCATCCTGCAAGAG CAGAGGCCAATGACAGCTCTAACAGAAGCCAGCAGCAACATCCAAGAGGCTGGAGTAATTCGCTGTGATTCCAACTTTTTCTGCTCAGAAGGGATGAGTTGCTGCAAAGGATCCAGTGGCCAATGGACCTGCTGTCCTTACAAACTG GGCCAGTGTTGTGCAGACGGCCAGCACTGCTGTGATCATGGATATAGCTGCGACTCCACCTCCCTGTCATGCAAGAAGTAG